Proteins co-encoded in one Grus americana isolate bGruAme1 chromosome 12, bGruAme1.mat, whole genome shotgun sequence genomic window:
- the ATP11C gene encoding phospholipid-transporting ATPase IG isoform X4, with product MTCTTAWEPGEPCRSSPAAAAPSPAPSSLCAGEEKRVGTRTVVVGHRPVSETDAYVAQKFCDNRIVSSKYTLWNFLPKNLFEQFRRIANFYFLIIFLVQVIVDTPTSPVTSGLPLFFVITVTAIKQGYEDWLRHRADNEVNKSNVFIVENAKQVQKESEKIKVGDIVEVKADETFPCDLIFLASSSVDGTCYVTTASLDGESNFKTHYAVRDTTVLCTDEAIDALTATIECEQPQPDLYKFVGRIIIYRSNQEPVARSLGPENLLLKGATLKNTKKIYGVAVYTGMETKMALNYQGKSQKRSAVEKSINAFLIVYLCILLSKATVCTTLKYVWQSNPFNDEPWYNEKTKKERETFKVLRMFTDFLSFMVLFNFIIPVSMYVTVEMQKFLGSFFISWDKELYDEEIKEGALVNTSDLNEELGQVEYVFTDKTGTLTENSMEFIECCIDGHKYKDCISEVDGFSQTDGPLKYYGKAEKSREELFLRALCLCHTVQIKEADQVDGLIGHPERKYTYISSSPDEIALVKGAEKYGFTFLGLENDFMKIRNQKNETEMYQLLHVLNFDPVRRRMSVIVRTTTGKLLLFCKGADSSIFPRVQQEEIQQTKVHVDRNAMDGYRTLCVAFKELTQKEYDKIDRQLNEAKMALQDREEKMAKVFEDTEADMHLIGATAVEDRLQEQSAETIEALHAAGMKVWVLTGDKTETAKSTCYACRLFQTSTELLELTAKTVGESERKEDRLHELLMEYHKRLIQDVPKTRGGLKRSWTLSQEYGLIIDGSTLSLILNPSQDSGSSNYKNIFLQICMKCTAVLCCRMAPLQKAQIVRMVKNTKGSPITLSIGDGANDVSMILEAHVGIGIKGKEGRQASRNSDYAVPKFKHLRKLLLAHGHLYYVRIAHLVQYFFYKNLCFILPQFLYQFFCGFSQQPLYDAAYLTMYNICFTSLPILAYSLLEQHINIDTLTSDPQLYMKVSDNAMLQWRPFLYWTFLGAFEGLVFFFGVYFLFQNSSLEDNGKVFGNWTFGTIVFTVLVFTVTLKLALDTRFWTWMNHFVIWGSLAFYVFFSFFWGGVIWPFLKQQRMYFVFAHMLTSVSTWLAIILLIFISLFPEILLIVLKNIKEKSHQVTKRLPSSGTSTIFMLSQTSSNHSFSWSE from the exons TACACCCTCTGGAACTTCCTCCCGAAGAACCTTTTTGAGCAGTTTAGAAGAATTGCCAACTTCTActtcctcatcatcttcctcGTGCAG gtgaTAGTGGACACCCCAACCAGTCCGGTGACCAGTGGCCTCCCGCTCTTCTTTGTCATCACTGTCACAGCTATCAAACAG GGATACGAGGACTGGCTGCGGCACAGAGCTGACAACGAAGTGAACAAAAGCAATGTCTTCATTGTCGAAAATGCAAAGCAAGTGCAGAAAGAgagtgaaaaaatcaag gtTGGAGACATAGTAGAAGTGAAAGCGGATGAGACCTTCCCCTGTGACTTGATATTTTTGGCCTCAAGCAGCGTCGACGGGACCTGTTACGTCACTACAGCGAGTCTCGATGGCGAGTCCAATTTCAAG ACTCACTACGCGGTGCGGGATACCACCGTGCTCTGTACAGATGAAGCCATCGATGCCCTCACTGCCACGATCGAGTGTGAACAGCCACAGCCTGACCTCTACAA ATTTGTTGGAAGAATTATCATCTACAGAAGCAACCAAGAGCCCGTAGCCAG GTCTTTGGGTCCTGAAAACCTGTTGCTGAAAGGTGCTACCCTCAAAAATACCAAGAAGATTTATG GAGTTGCAGTCTATACTGGAATGGAAACGAAAATGGCTTTGAACTACCAAGGGAAATCTCAGAAACGATCTGCTGTAGAAAA ATCTATCAACGCTTTCTTGATAGTGTATTTGTGCATCCTATTGAGCAAGGCTACTGTGTGCACGACTCTGAAATATGTTTGGCAGAGTAACCCATTTAATGATGAGCCTTGGTACAACGAAAAGactaaaaaagagagagagacgtTCAAG GTCTTGCGGATGTTCACAGACTTCTTGTCCTTTATGGTCCTCTTCAATTTTATTATCCCGGTCTCCATGTATGTTACAGTAGAGATGCAGAAGTTCTTGGGCTCCTTCTTCATCTCTTGGGACAAGGAATTGTATGacgaagaaataaaagaaggagCGTTGGTGAACACCTCGGACCTGAACGAAGAGCTCGGGCAG GTGGAGTACGTCTTCACGGACAAAACTGGGACCCTGACGGAGAACAGCATGGAGTTCATCGAGTGCTGCATAGACGGGCACAAGTACAAAGACTGCATTTCAGAGGTGGATGGCTTCTCTCAGACTGATGGACCCCTAAAATATTATGGCAAAGCAGAAAAG AGCCGCGAGGAGCTGTTCCTGCGAGCCCTCTGCCTGTGCCACACCGTTCAGATCAAGGAAGCAGACCAGGTGGATGGGCTGATAGGACATCCAGAACGCAAATACACCTACATCTCCTCTTCCCCGGATGAAATTGCTTTGGTGAAAGGCGCAGAAAA GTATGGTTTCACTTTTCTAGGACTTGAAAACGATTTCATGAAAATACGAAACCAAAAGaatgaaactgaaat gtaccAACTTCTCCATGTGTTGAACTTCGATCCTGTCCGTCGCCGTATGAGCGTCATTGTGAGAACCACCACGG GAAAGTTGCTTCTCTTCTGTAAAGGAGCAGACTCCTCTATTTTTCCAAGGGTGCAGCAAGAAGAAATCCAACAAACGAAAGTCCACGTGGACCGCAACGCTATG GATGGCTACCGAACGCTCTGCGTGGCATTCAAAGAACTCACTCAAAAGGAGTACGACAAAATTGACAGACAACTTAATGAAGCTAAGATGGCTctgcaggacagggaggaaaagatggcaaaggtttttgaagacacagaagcagacatgcaCTTGATTGGGGCTACAGCTGTAGAAGACAG gctgcaggagcagtcGGCAGAGACGATCGAAGCTCTGCACGCAGCTGGCATGAAGGTTTGGGTGCTGACGGGAGACAAGACGGAAACTGCCAAATCCACCTGCTACGCCTGCAGGCTCTTCCAGACCAGCACCGAGCTGCTGGAGCTGACGGCGAAAACGGTGGGCGAGAGCGAAAGGAAGGAAGATCGGCTCCATGAGCTGCTGATGGAGTACCATAAAAGGCTGATTCAGGACGTTCCCAAAACCAGGGGAGGCCTGAAGAG AAGCTGGACATTGAGTCAAGAGTACGGTCTGATTATAGATGGCTCCACACTGTCGCTGATACTCAACCCTTCTCAGGACTCCGGTTCTAGTAATTACAAAAACATATTTCTACAAATCTGCATGAAGTGTACTGCAGTCCTCTGCTGCCGGATGGCTCCTTTGCAGAAAGCACAG atTGTGCGAATGGTGAAGAACACAAAAGGGAGCCCCATAACACTCTCCATAGGGGATGGTGCGAACGATGTTAGTATGATTTTGGAAGCACACGTTGGAATAG GTATAAAAGGCAAAGAAGGACGGCAGGCTTCCAGAAACAGCGACTACGCTGTGCCAAAGtttaaacatttaagaaaattgcTACTAGCACACGGGCATTTATATTACGTGAGAATAGCACACCTTGTACAGTATTTCTTCTATAAG AACCTTTGCTTCATTTTACCGCAGTTTTTATACCAGTTCTTCTGTGGATTCTCACAGCAG cCACTGTACGATGCCGCTTACCTTACCATGTACAACATCTGCTTCACATCGCTACCTATCCTGGCTTACAGCCTCCTGGAGCAGCATATCAACATCGACACGCTGACCTCAGATCCTCAGCTGTATAT GAAGGTTTCGGATAACGCAATGCTGCAGTGGAGGCCGTTCCTGTACTGGACCTTTCTGGGCGCCTTTGAAGgacttgtgtttttctttggggtttattttctttttcaaaattcatcGTTGGAAGATAACGGAAAG gtttttgggAACTGGACCTTTGGGACTATTGTTTTCACCGTGCTGGTGTTCACCGTCACTCTGAAG CTAGCGTTAGATACCCGATTCTGGACGTGGATGAACCACTTTGTGATTTGGGGCTCCCTTGCCTTCTATGTGTTTTTCTCGTTCTTTTGGGGAGGAGTCATTTG gcCTTTCTTGAAGCAGCaaagaatgtattttgtatttgccCATATGCTGACTTCTGTTTCTACGTGGCTGGCAATAATTCTCCTGATCTTTATCAGCCTTTTCCCAGAAATTCTtctaatagttttaaaaaatataaaagagaaaagtcaTCAG GTAACGAAGCGCCTTCCTTCCTCAGGAACATCCACTATCTTCATGCTTTCTCAAACTTCCAGCAATCACAGCTTTTCTTGGAGTGAATAA
- the ATP11C gene encoding phospholipid-transporting ATPase IG isoform X6: MLRRSLSRLCAGEEKRVGTRTVVVGHRPVSETDAYVAQKFCDNRIVSSKYTLWNFLPKNLFEQFRRIANFYFLIIFLVQVIVDTPTSPVTSGLPLFFVITVTAIKQGYEDWLRHRADNEVNKSNVFIVENAKQVQKESEKIKVGDIVEVKADETFPCDLIFLASSSVDGTCYVTTASLDGESNFKTHYAVRDTTVLCTDEAIDALTATIECEQPQPDLYKFVGRIIIYRSNQEPVARSLGPENLLLKGATLKNTKKIYGVAVYTGMETKMALNYQGKSQKRSAVEKSINAFLIVYLCILLSKATVCTTLKYVWQSNPFNDEPWYNEKTKKERETFKVLRMFTDFLSFMVLFNFIIPVSMYVTVEMQKFLGSFFISWDKELYDEEIKEGALVNTSDLNEELGQVEYVFTDKTGTLTENSMEFIECCIDGHKYKDCISEVDGFSQTDGPLKYYGKAEKSREELFLRALCLCHTVQIKEADQVDGLIGHPERKYTYISSSPDEIALVKGAEKYGFTFLGLENDFMKIRNQKNETEMYQLLHVLNFDPVRRRMSVIVRTTTGKLLLFCKGADSSIFPRVQQEEIQQTKVHVDRNAMDGYRTLCVAFKELTQKEYDKIDRQLNEAKMALQDREEKMAKVFEDTEADMHLIGATAVEDRLQEQSAETIEALHAAGMKVWVLTGDKTETAKSTCYACRLFQTSTELLELTAKTVGESERKEDRLHELLMEYHKRLIQDVPKTRGGLKRSWTLSQEYGLIIDGSTLSLILNPSQDSGSSNYKNIFLQICMKCTAVLCCRMAPLQKAQIVRMVKNTKGSPITLSIGDGANDVSMILEAHVGIGIKGKEGRQASRNSDYAVPKFKHLRKLLLAHGHLYYVRIAHLVQYFFYKNLCFILPQFLYQFFCGFSQQPLYDAAYLTMYNICFTSLPILAYSLLEQHINIDTLTSDPQLYMKVSDNAMLQWRPFLYWTFLGAFEGLVFFFGVYFLFQNSSLEDNGKVFGNWTFGTIVFTVLVFTVTLKLALDTRFWTWMNHFVIWGSLAFYVFFSFFWGGVIWPFLKQQRMYFVFAHMLTSVSTWLAIILLIFISLFPEILLIVLKNIKEKSHQTGPFDLPMLVSYKRIENGYVKTEDAVTNLAERCPLRIF; encoded by the exons TACACCCTCTGGAACTTCCTCCCGAAGAACCTTTTTGAGCAGTTTAGAAGAATTGCCAACTTCTActtcctcatcatcttcctcGTGCAG gtgaTAGTGGACACCCCAACCAGTCCGGTGACCAGTGGCCTCCCGCTCTTCTTTGTCATCACTGTCACAGCTATCAAACAG GGATACGAGGACTGGCTGCGGCACAGAGCTGACAACGAAGTGAACAAAAGCAATGTCTTCATTGTCGAAAATGCAAAGCAAGTGCAGAAAGAgagtgaaaaaatcaag gtTGGAGACATAGTAGAAGTGAAAGCGGATGAGACCTTCCCCTGTGACTTGATATTTTTGGCCTCAAGCAGCGTCGACGGGACCTGTTACGTCACTACAGCGAGTCTCGATGGCGAGTCCAATTTCAAG ACTCACTACGCGGTGCGGGATACCACCGTGCTCTGTACAGATGAAGCCATCGATGCCCTCACTGCCACGATCGAGTGTGAACAGCCACAGCCTGACCTCTACAA ATTTGTTGGAAGAATTATCATCTACAGAAGCAACCAAGAGCCCGTAGCCAG GTCTTTGGGTCCTGAAAACCTGTTGCTGAAAGGTGCTACCCTCAAAAATACCAAGAAGATTTATG GAGTTGCAGTCTATACTGGAATGGAAACGAAAATGGCTTTGAACTACCAAGGGAAATCTCAGAAACGATCTGCTGTAGAAAA ATCTATCAACGCTTTCTTGATAGTGTATTTGTGCATCCTATTGAGCAAGGCTACTGTGTGCACGACTCTGAAATATGTTTGGCAGAGTAACCCATTTAATGATGAGCCTTGGTACAACGAAAAGactaaaaaagagagagagacgtTCAAG GTCTTGCGGATGTTCACAGACTTCTTGTCCTTTATGGTCCTCTTCAATTTTATTATCCCGGTCTCCATGTATGTTACAGTAGAGATGCAGAAGTTCTTGGGCTCCTTCTTCATCTCTTGGGACAAGGAATTGTATGacgaagaaataaaagaaggagCGTTGGTGAACACCTCGGACCTGAACGAAGAGCTCGGGCAG GTGGAGTACGTCTTCACGGACAAAACTGGGACCCTGACGGAGAACAGCATGGAGTTCATCGAGTGCTGCATAGACGGGCACAAGTACAAAGACTGCATTTCAGAGGTGGATGGCTTCTCTCAGACTGATGGACCCCTAAAATATTATGGCAAAGCAGAAAAG AGCCGCGAGGAGCTGTTCCTGCGAGCCCTCTGCCTGTGCCACACCGTTCAGATCAAGGAAGCAGACCAGGTGGATGGGCTGATAGGACATCCAGAACGCAAATACACCTACATCTCCTCTTCCCCGGATGAAATTGCTTTGGTGAAAGGCGCAGAAAA GTATGGTTTCACTTTTCTAGGACTTGAAAACGATTTCATGAAAATACGAAACCAAAAGaatgaaactgaaat gtaccAACTTCTCCATGTGTTGAACTTCGATCCTGTCCGTCGCCGTATGAGCGTCATTGTGAGAACCACCACGG GAAAGTTGCTTCTCTTCTGTAAAGGAGCAGACTCCTCTATTTTTCCAAGGGTGCAGCAAGAAGAAATCCAACAAACGAAAGTCCACGTGGACCGCAACGCTATG GATGGCTACCGAACGCTCTGCGTGGCATTCAAAGAACTCACTCAAAAGGAGTACGACAAAATTGACAGACAACTTAATGAAGCTAAGATGGCTctgcaggacagggaggaaaagatggcaaaggtttttgaagacacagaagcagacatgcaCTTGATTGGGGCTACAGCTGTAGAAGACAG gctgcaggagcagtcGGCAGAGACGATCGAAGCTCTGCACGCAGCTGGCATGAAGGTTTGGGTGCTGACGGGAGACAAGACGGAAACTGCCAAATCCACCTGCTACGCCTGCAGGCTCTTCCAGACCAGCACCGAGCTGCTGGAGCTGACGGCGAAAACGGTGGGCGAGAGCGAAAGGAAGGAAGATCGGCTCCATGAGCTGCTGATGGAGTACCATAAAAGGCTGATTCAGGACGTTCCCAAAACCAGGGGAGGCCTGAAGAG AAGCTGGACATTGAGTCAAGAGTACGGTCTGATTATAGATGGCTCCACACTGTCGCTGATACTCAACCCTTCTCAGGACTCCGGTTCTAGTAATTACAAAAACATATTTCTACAAATCTGCATGAAGTGTACTGCAGTCCTCTGCTGCCGGATGGCTCCTTTGCAGAAAGCACAG atTGTGCGAATGGTGAAGAACACAAAAGGGAGCCCCATAACACTCTCCATAGGGGATGGTGCGAACGATGTTAGTATGATTTTGGAAGCACACGTTGGAATAG GTATAAAAGGCAAAGAAGGACGGCAGGCTTCCAGAAACAGCGACTACGCTGTGCCAAAGtttaaacatttaagaaaattgcTACTAGCACACGGGCATTTATATTACGTGAGAATAGCACACCTTGTACAGTATTTCTTCTATAAG AACCTTTGCTTCATTTTACCGCAGTTTTTATACCAGTTCTTCTGTGGATTCTCACAGCAG cCACTGTACGATGCCGCTTACCTTACCATGTACAACATCTGCTTCACATCGCTACCTATCCTGGCTTACAGCCTCCTGGAGCAGCATATCAACATCGACACGCTGACCTCAGATCCTCAGCTGTATAT GAAGGTTTCGGATAACGCAATGCTGCAGTGGAGGCCGTTCCTGTACTGGACCTTTCTGGGCGCCTTTGAAGgacttgtgtttttctttggggtttattttctttttcaaaattcatcGTTGGAAGATAACGGAAAG gtttttgggAACTGGACCTTTGGGACTATTGTTTTCACCGTGCTGGTGTTCACCGTCACTCTGAAG CTAGCGTTAGATACCCGATTCTGGACGTGGATGAACCACTTTGTGATTTGGGGCTCCCTTGCCTTCTATGTGTTTTTCTCGTTCTTTTGGGGAGGAGTCATTTG gcCTTTCTTGAAGCAGCaaagaatgtattttgtatttgccCATATGCTGACTTCTGTTTCTACGTGGCTGGCAATAATTCTCCTGATCTTTATCAGCCTTTTCCCAGAAATTCTtctaatagttttaaaaaatataaaagagaaaagtcaTCAG ACTGGTCCCTTTGATCTGCCTATGTTAGTCTCGTACAAACGTATAGAAAATGGTTATGTGAAGACTGAAGATGCTGTTACTAATTTGGCAGAAAGATGTCCTCTCAGGATATTTTAA
- the ATP11C gene encoding phospholipid-transporting ATPase IG isoform X5 gives MALPLAPGVQCAGEEKRVGTRTVVVGHRPVSETDAYVAQKFCDNRIVSSKYTLWNFLPKNLFEQFRRIANFYFLIIFLVQVIVDTPTSPVTSGLPLFFVITVTAIKQGYEDWLRHRADNEVNKSNVFIVENAKQVQKESEKIKVGDIVEVKADETFPCDLIFLASSSVDGTCYVTTASLDGESNFKTHYAVRDTTVLCTDEAIDALTATIECEQPQPDLYKFVGRIIIYRSNQEPVARSLGPENLLLKGATLKNTKKIYGVAVYTGMETKMALNYQGKSQKRSAVEKSINAFLIVYLCILLSKATVCTTLKYVWQSNPFNDEPWYNEKTKKERETFKVLRMFTDFLSFMVLFNFIIPVSMYVTVEMQKFLGSFFISWDKELYDEEIKEGALVNTSDLNEELGQVEYVFTDKTGTLTENSMEFIECCIDGHKYKDCISEVDGFSQTDGPLKYYGKAEKSREELFLRALCLCHTVQIKEADQVDGLIGHPERKYTYISSSPDEIALVKGAEKYGFTFLGLENDFMKIRNQKNETEMYQLLHVLNFDPVRRRMSVIVRTTTGKLLLFCKGADSSIFPRVQQEEIQQTKVHVDRNAMDGYRTLCVAFKELTQKEYDKIDRQLNEAKMALQDREEKMAKVFEDTEADMHLIGATAVEDRLQEQSAETIEALHAAGMKVWVLTGDKTETAKSTCYACRLFQTSTELLELTAKTVGESERKEDRLHELLMEYHKRLIQDVPKTRGGLKRSWTLSQEYGLIIDGSTLSLILNPSQDSGSSNYKNIFLQICMKCTAVLCCRMAPLQKAQIVRMVKNTKGSPITLSIGDGANDVSMILEAHVGIGIKGKEGRQASRNSDYAVPKFKHLRKLLLAHGHLYYVRIAHLVQYFFYKNLCFILPQFLYQFFCGFSQQPLYDAAYLTMYNICFTSLPILAYSLLEQHINIDTLTSDPQLYMKVSDNAMLQWRPFLYWTFLGAFEGLVFFFGVYFLFQNSSLEDNGKVFGNWTFGTIVFTVLVFTVTLKLALDTRFWTWMNHFVIWGSLAFYVFFSFFWGGVIWPFLKQQRMYFVFAHMLTSVSTWLAIILLIFISLFPEILLIVLKNIKEKSHQTGPFDLPMLVSYKRIENGYVKTEDAVTNLAERCPLRIF, from the exons TACACCCTCTGGAACTTCCTCCCGAAGAACCTTTTTGAGCAGTTTAGAAGAATTGCCAACTTCTActtcctcatcatcttcctcGTGCAG gtgaTAGTGGACACCCCAACCAGTCCGGTGACCAGTGGCCTCCCGCTCTTCTTTGTCATCACTGTCACAGCTATCAAACAG GGATACGAGGACTGGCTGCGGCACAGAGCTGACAACGAAGTGAACAAAAGCAATGTCTTCATTGTCGAAAATGCAAAGCAAGTGCAGAAAGAgagtgaaaaaatcaag gtTGGAGACATAGTAGAAGTGAAAGCGGATGAGACCTTCCCCTGTGACTTGATATTTTTGGCCTCAAGCAGCGTCGACGGGACCTGTTACGTCACTACAGCGAGTCTCGATGGCGAGTCCAATTTCAAG ACTCACTACGCGGTGCGGGATACCACCGTGCTCTGTACAGATGAAGCCATCGATGCCCTCACTGCCACGATCGAGTGTGAACAGCCACAGCCTGACCTCTACAA ATTTGTTGGAAGAATTATCATCTACAGAAGCAACCAAGAGCCCGTAGCCAG GTCTTTGGGTCCTGAAAACCTGTTGCTGAAAGGTGCTACCCTCAAAAATACCAAGAAGATTTATG GAGTTGCAGTCTATACTGGAATGGAAACGAAAATGGCTTTGAACTACCAAGGGAAATCTCAGAAACGATCTGCTGTAGAAAA ATCTATCAACGCTTTCTTGATAGTGTATTTGTGCATCCTATTGAGCAAGGCTACTGTGTGCACGACTCTGAAATATGTTTGGCAGAGTAACCCATTTAATGATGAGCCTTGGTACAACGAAAAGactaaaaaagagagagagacgtTCAAG GTCTTGCGGATGTTCACAGACTTCTTGTCCTTTATGGTCCTCTTCAATTTTATTATCCCGGTCTCCATGTATGTTACAGTAGAGATGCAGAAGTTCTTGGGCTCCTTCTTCATCTCTTGGGACAAGGAATTGTATGacgaagaaataaaagaaggagCGTTGGTGAACACCTCGGACCTGAACGAAGAGCTCGGGCAG GTGGAGTACGTCTTCACGGACAAAACTGGGACCCTGACGGAGAACAGCATGGAGTTCATCGAGTGCTGCATAGACGGGCACAAGTACAAAGACTGCATTTCAGAGGTGGATGGCTTCTCTCAGACTGATGGACCCCTAAAATATTATGGCAAAGCAGAAAAG AGCCGCGAGGAGCTGTTCCTGCGAGCCCTCTGCCTGTGCCACACCGTTCAGATCAAGGAAGCAGACCAGGTGGATGGGCTGATAGGACATCCAGAACGCAAATACACCTACATCTCCTCTTCCCCGGATGAAATTGCTTTGGTGAAAGGCGCAGAAAA GTATGGTTTCACTTTTCTAGGACTTGAAAACGATTTCATGAAAATACGAAACCAAAAGaatgaaactgaaat gtaccAACTTCTCCATGTGTTGAACTTCGATCCTGTCCGTCGCCGTATGAGCGTCATTGTGAGAACCACCACGG GAAAGTTGCTTCTCTTCTGTAAAGGAGCAGACTCCTCTATTTTTCCAAGGGTGCAGCAAGAAGAAATCCAACAAACGAAAGTCCACGTGGACCGCAACGCTATG GATGGCTACCGAACGCTCTGCGTGGCATTCAAAGAACTCACTCAAAAGGAGTACGACAAAATTGACAGACAACTTAATGAAGCTAAGATGGCTctgcaggacagggaggaaaagatggcaaaggtttttgaagacacagaagcagacatgcaCTTGATTGGGGCTACAGCTGTAGAAGACAG gctgcaggagcagtcGGCAGAGACGATCGAAGCTCTGCACGCAGCTGGCATGAAGGTTTGGGTGCTGACGGGAGACAAGACGGAAACTGCCAAATCCACCTGCTACGCCTGCAGGCTCTTCCAGACCAGCACCGAGCTGCTGGAGCTGACGGCGAAAACGGTGGGCGAGAGCGAAAGGAAGGAAGATCGGCTCCATGAGCTGCTGATGGAGTACCATAAAAGGCTGATTCAGGACGTTCCCAAAACCAGGGGAGGCCTGAAGAG AAGCTGGACATTGAGTCAAGAGTACGGTCTGATTATAGATGGCTCCACACTGTCGCTGATACTCAACCCTTCTCAGGACTCCGGTTCTAGTAATTACAAAAACATATTTCTACAAATCTGCATGAAGTGTACTGCAGTCCTCTGCTGCCGGATGGCTCCTTTGCAGAAAGCACAG atTGTGCGAATGGTGAAGAACACAAAAGGGAGCCCCATAACACTCTCCATAGGGGATGGTGCGAACGATGTTAGTATGATTTTGGAAGCACACGTTGGAATAG GTATAAAAGGCAAAGAAGGACGGCAGGCTTCCAGAAACAGCGACTACGCTGTGCCAAAGtttaaacatttaagaaaattgcTACTAGCACACGGGCATTTATATTACGTGAGAATAGCACACCTTGTACAGTATTTCTTCTATAAG AACCTTTGCTTCATTTTACCGCAGTTTTTATACCAGTTCTTCTGTGGATTCTCACAGCAG cCACTGTACGATGCCGCTTACCTTACCATGTACAACATCTGCTTCACATCGCTACCTATCCTGGCTTACAGCCTCCTGGAGCAGCATATCAACATCGACACGCTGACCTCAGATCCTCAGCTGTATAT GAAGGTTTCGGATAACGCAATGCTGCAGTGGAGGCCGTTCCTGTACTGGACCTTTCTGGGCGCCTTTGAAGgacttgtgtttttctttggggtttattttctttttcaaaattcatcGTTGGAAGATAACGGAAAG gtttttgggAACTGGACCTTTGGGACTATTGTTTTCACCGTGCTGGTGTTCACCGTCACTCTGAAG CTAGCGTTAGATACCCGATTCTGGACGTGGATGAACCACTTTGTGATTTGGGGCTCCCTTGCCTTCTATGTGTTTTTCTCGTTCTTTTGGGGAGGAGTCATTTG gcCTTTCTTGAAGCAGCaaagaatgtattttgtatttgccCATATGCTGACTTCTGTTTCTACGTGGCTGGCAATAATTCTCCTGATCTTTATCAGCCTTTTCCCAGAAATTCTtctaatagttttaaaaaatataaaagagaaaagtcaTCAG ACTGGTCCCTTTGATCTGCCTATGTTAGTCTCGTACAAACGTATAGAAAATGGTTATGTGAAGACTGAAGATGCTGTTACTAATTTGGCAGAAAGATGTCCTCTCAGGATATTTTAA